One stretch of Acidimicrobiales bacterium DNA includes these proteins:
- a CDS encoding DUF948 domain-containing protein, giving the protein MTATDLAAVVVAIASVVVVVLLVFALISVNRTLTTMRLSIEELRRETLPVVKDLQRTVAQANVELERVDGLLDSAQSVTLTVDSASRLAYLAFSNPIIKVLAFSAGTGRAARALRRR; this is encoded by the coding sequence GTGACCGCCACCGACCTCGCCGCCGTCGTGGTGGCCATCGCCAGCGTGGTGGTGGTGGTGCTGCTGGTCTTCGCGCTCATCTCCGTCAACCGCACCCTCACCACCATGCGCCTGAGCATCGAGGAGCTGCGTCGCGAGACCCTGCCCGTGGTCAAGGACCTGCAGCGGACCGTGGCCCAGGCCAACGTCGAGCTCGAGCGGGTCGACGGCCTCCTCGACTCGGCCCAGTCGGTGACCCTCACCGTGGACTCCGCCTCCCGCCTCGCCTACCTGGCGTTCTCCAACCCGATCATCAAGGTGCTGGCCTTCAGTGCCGGGACGGGCCGAGCCGCCCGTGCCCTGCGGCGGCGATAG